The following are from one region of the Mauremys reevesii isolate NIE-2019 linkage group 2, ASM1616193v1, whole genome shotgun sequence genome:
- the R3HCC1 gene encoding R3H and coiled-coil domain-containing protein 1, whose product MQITKERFCTPRSPSTTEPGAGAPFHGCCRRGRHKSVPSHRPPLQQARPAVFPPGRGAAQAEAKPRPGSRAQTPRGAAAAGPRPAGECGPLRPAGRPRPPASSAPLRLPPPFRAPGTGADPRLLVLRLQRRPPPNVTLALRCLDGVFLSPNENDFVCKVAEELDHFLLQNQHEKVLLFPPLSSRLRYLIHRTVDNVDLLSSFSVGEGWKRRTVICHSVIRLPEEPADQNSSCSNTARSHRPLQSRSRGGRAARPRHAEMPADGSQVNRGIGRARRQPRRKPDKALYVPRVVREKLEELRNESLAGAGAEPDDAVVQEAGSCIESATDGTPEELGNFEATTNSSRVASHLDPVPGKELPEVQGPKEAYEEHIVGEIGGDKGNKCPVDCSDVSVLECSRNLSVLEGRDKDCSDAPVMECSKTLSQHEDQDNSSTDATVLECSKNLHQIEDQDKDTMDASVLECSENLQVLENQDEGSTNATLSECRKNLSLPEDQNKESVDASILEQSKNSSVLENQDKGCTDTIILERSQNPSLPENQNQRCMDAPGMEYGKKPSVLADQDKHCVDTSVLDRAQKVSLPDQDEDCTVLAGRLQCGLELSAEDRGTENPAVNEQSSAEDDCGAELLQEIATYLTVKDISVEKIQFDYSSYGDAQINEGDFGHVIEIYDFLPSLKTEHLMEAFSEFHKSGFKIQWVDDTHALGIFSSLAAASQALGQSYSSLKIRSLIHGTRQSKTKALQRPKLLQLAKERPPTDTAVARRLVTRALGLQHKKQRVSGGDMLQPENLELEE is encoded by the exons ATGCAAATAACTAAGGAGCGTTTCTGCACCCCGCGCTCCCCAAGCACAAcagagcccggggcgggggcCCCGTTTCACggctgctgcaggcggggcaggcACAAGTCAGTCCCCTCCCACCGCCCGcctctgcagcaagcccggcCCGCCGTGTTTCCCCCGGGCCGCGGGGCGGCGCAGGCGGAGGCGAAGCCGCGGCCGGGAAGCCGGGCTCAGACGCCGCgcggtgcagctgctgctggtccCCGGCCTGCCGGTGAATGCGGCCCGCTGCGCCCCGcaggccggccccggccccccgcGTCCTCCGCTCCGCTCCGGCTGCCCCCGCCCTTCCGAGCACCGGGCACCGGGGCCGACCCTCGGTTGCTGGTCCTGCGCCTCCAGCGCAG GCCACCCCCCAACGTCACCCTGGCGCTGCGTTGCTTGGATGGCGTCTTCCTCTCCCCCAATGAGAATGACTTCGTGTGCAAGGTCGCCGAAGAACTGGACCATTTTCTGCTCCAAAACCAGCATGAGAA AGTTCTCTTGTTCCCCCCCTTGTCCAGCCGCCTCAGGTACCTGATCCACAGGACCGTGGACAATGTCGATTTGTTAAGCAGCTTTTCTGTCGGGGAAGGATGGAAGAGGAGGACTGTTATATGTCACTCAGTCATAAG GTTGCCTGAGGAGCCTGCCGATCAGAACAGTTCCTGCAGCAACACGGCAAGATCCCACCGCCCTCTCCAGTCAAGAAGCAGGGGAGGCAGAGCCGCAAGGCCGCGCCACGCGGAGATGCCTGCCGATGGCTCTCAAGTCAACAGAGGTATTGGCAGGGCTAGGCGACAGCCCCGGAGGAAGCCGGATAAAGCTTTGTATGTTCCCAGGGTGGTGCGTGAaaaactggaggagctgagaaatGAAAGCctggcaggagctggagctgagCCAGATGATGCTGTTGTGCAAGAGGCAGGGAGCTGCATTGAAAGTGCAACTGATGGGACCCCAGAGGAGTTAGGTAACTTTGAGGCCACTACAAATTCCAGCAGGGTAGCAAGTCATCTTGATCCAGTCCCTGGCAAGGAACttcctgaagtccagggccctaaAGAGGCATATGAAGAACATATTGTGGGTGAAATTGGTGGTGATAAAGGTAACAAGTGTCCAGTGGACTGTTCAGATGTCTCTGTGTTGGAGTGTTCCAGGAACCTATCTGTATTGGAAGGCCGGGATAAAGACTGTTCAGATGCCCCTGTAATGGAGTGTAGCAAAACCCTATCCCAACATGAAGACCAGGATAACAGCAGTACAGATGCCACTGTATTGGAGTGTAGCAAAAACCTGCACCAAATAGAAGATCAAGATAAAGACACCATGGATGCCAGTGTATTGGAGTGTAGTGAAAACTTACAGGTCCTGGAAAACCAGGATGAAGGCTCTACGAATGCCACTCTATCAGAGTGCCGCAAAAACCTATCCCTACCAGAAGACCAGAATAAGGAGTCTGTGGATGCCTCCATATTGGAACAAAGCAAGAACTCTTCAGTACTTGAAAACCAGGATAAGGGCTGTACAGACACCATCATATTGGAGCGTAGCCAAAACCCAAGTCTCCCAGAAAACCAGAATCAAAGATGTATGGATGCCCCTGGAATGGAGTATGGTAAAAAACCATCTGTACTGGCAGACCAGGATAAGCACTGCGTGGATACCTCTGTACTGGATCGTGCCCAAAAGGTATCACTACCAGATCAGGATGAGGACTGTACAGTCCTGGcgggcagactgcagtgtggcTTGGAGTTGTCGGCAGAGGATAGAGGCACCGAAAACCCTGCAGTGAATGAGCAGAGCAGCGCAGAGGATGACTGTGGTGCTGAACTCTTGCAAGAG ATTGCAACTTATTTGACTGTAAAGGACATTAGCGTCGAGAAGATCCAGTTCGATTATTCCAGCTACGGGGATGCACAGATCAATGAGGGAGATTTTGGACATGTTATAGAGATCTACGATTTCTTGCCATCCCTGAAAACGGAGCATCTGATGGAAGCATTTTCAGAGTTCCA CAAGAGTGGTTTCAAAATTCAGTGGGTCGATGACACTCATGCCCTGGGTATCTTTTCCAGTCTGGCAGCAG CATCTCAGGCCTTGGGACAGAGTTATTCTTCTCTAAAGATCCGATCCTTGATCCATGGGACAAGACAGTCTAAAACCAAGGCACTTCAACGACCAA AGCTCCTTCAACTGGCTAAAGAGAGACCCCCGACTGACACTGCAGTGGCTAGAAGGCTGGTGACAAGGGCTCTGGGTTTGCAGCACAAAAAGCAGAGAGTCTCAGGTGGTGACATGCTCCAGCCTGAGAACTTGGAGCTGGAAGAGTAA
- the LOC120398802 gene encoding D(1C) dopamine receptor-like, whose protein sequence is MINDTLSRKSWVEDDNSELSLRVVMAALLFLLILSTLLGNTLVCVAVIKFRHLRSKVTNFFVISLAVSDLFVAVLVMPWKAVAEVAGFWPFGGFCDVWVAFDIMCSTASILNLCIISVDRYWAISSPFRYERKMTQRVAFIMIGVAWLLSILISFIPVQLRWHKANELLAQQELGSNVTQGSEENCDSSLNRTYAISSSLISFYIPVAIMIVTYTRIFRIAQRQIRRISSLERAVEHAQNCHSNDCPHEASLKNSFKKETKVLKTLSIIMGVFVFCWLPFFVLNCMVPFCDLDLHHPGELPCVSETVFNIFVWFGWANSSLNPIIYAFNADFRRAFATILGCSHLCPSNTVETVNFSNELVSYHHDTTYQKDVVTLSYPHLLPHATLQAEDNELTFDKVSQISQTSHNNHADAVLPAVVHVECEMDISLEKITPFTSSVLD, encoded by the coding sequence ATGATCAATGACACCCTCAGCAGGAAGAGTTGGGTGGAGGACGACAACTCGGAGCTGTCCCTGCGGGTAGTGATGGCTGCcctgctcttcctcctcatcctctCCACCTTGCTGGGCAACACCCTGGTGTGCGTGGCGGTGATCAAGTTCCGGCACCTGCGCTCCAAGGTCACCAACTTCTTTGTCATCTCGCTGGCCGTCTCCGACCTGTTCGTGGCCGTGCTGGTGATGCCGTGGAAGGCAGTCGCTGAGGTGGCTGGCTTCTGGCCTTTCGGGGGCTTCTGTGATGTCTGGGTGGCCTTTGACATCATGTGCTCCACAGCCTCCATCCTCAACCTGTGCATTATCAGTGTGGACCGGTACTGGGCCATCTCTAGCCCCTTCCGCTATGAGAGGAAGATGACCCAGCGGGTGGCTTTCATCATGATTGGGGTGGCTTGGCTGCTCTCCATCTTGATCTCCTTCATCCCTGTGCAGCTGAGGTGGCACAAGGCCAACGAGCTCCTTGCTCAGCAGGAGCTGGGCTCCAACGTCACACAGGGCTCAGAGGAGAACTGCGACTCCAGCCTCAACAGGACCTATGCTATCTCCTCATCCCTCATCAGCTTCTACATCCCCGTCGCCATCATGATCGTCACATACACCAGGATCTTCCGCATCGCTCAGCGGCAGATCCGCAGGATCTCCTCTCTGGAGAGAGCTGTGGAGCATGCCCAGAACTGCCACAGCAATGACTGCCCCCACGAGGCCTCCCTGAAGAACTCTTTCAAAAAGGAGACCAAAGTCCTCAAGACCCTCTCCATCATCATGGGCGTCTTCGTCTTCTGCTGGCTGCCCTTCTTTGTGCTCAACTGCATGGTGCCCTTCTGCGACCTTGACCTGCACCATCCCGGGGAGTTGCCCTGTGTCAGTGAGACAGTCTTCAACATCTTTGTCTGGTTTGGCTGGGCCAACTCCTCCCTCAACCCCATCATCTACGCCTTCAATGCTGACTTCAGGAGGGCCTTTGCCACCATCCtgggctgcagccacctctgccccAGCAACACGGTGGAGACGGTGAATTTCAGCAACGAGCTGGTCTCCTACCACCATGACACCACCTACCAGAAGGATGTGGTGACCCTCAGCTACCCACACCTTCTCCCCCATGCCACCCTTCAGGCAGAAGACAATGAGCTGACTTTTGACAAAGTGTCCCAGATCTCCCAGACCTCCCACAACAACCATGCCGACGCCGTCTTGCCAGCCGTGGTACACGTGGAGTGCGAGATGGATATATCACTGGAGAAGATCACTCCCTTCACCTCCAGTGTGCTGGATTGA